A genomic segment from Triticum dicoccoides isolate Atlit2015 ecotype Zavitan chromosome 1A, WEW_v2.0, whole genome shotgun sequence encodes:
- the LOC119290229 gene encoding protein PLASTID MOVEMENT IMPAIRED 2-like, which yields MEGARIRTARGYGGNESVSVGDGMSIFGQSQSQSIDVRRRGKPRRRATLPKVVKNVSYDVKQVARSGSGTDRLPHRRPPATPEREKEKARVGPELFAGKTLEQLVEQADAKAAGSHGPDKERARPVAAAELEPPAVVAKKQLERQGSRTSELLKGPRANVVVEAPGGGARPLESSGGTTYSEVMRELDRVKRELRELQREVKAAREAKGGMAVAEEDASSTATRSPGSIVAHGAKERPDADHEAKEVRVAFELTGAGRSSTRETEEEVTRWTPPTMGLQRGAIMGRQSVSSELEAWLTAASSDDRRLRHGFGHSSDSEITDEGHDSSPSLQAAEAKLDMARAELESAKGESLQFTASMERTRTEAARLAEEIGRLEEQEKKAGAQVRQLEAALRDAKCRLGAVTAADEMAGEILADLEATLRQLEEETEAAEKEKALMEQEGQVVQDDADSVDAEIAAAEQRIRGSIRELEAARASEAAATERLRAAVESAAMERASMAPRRSGNVTLPRFEYEYLTGRAEVVRAVADKKVAAAEAWVEARRAGEKEMIMRAEAIEKELGLELQAVDDESAAGQQRPRDGLQRAHTSRRAAMVKGSSAATSRRRTPSPPPSPLARHPRGQTLAIRSYLKLVGGKCTRP from the exons ATGGAGGGCGCGAGGATCCGAACGGCGCGGGGCTACGGCGGCAACGAGTCGGTGTCGGTGGGCGACGGCATGAGCATCTTCGGCCAGAGCCAGAGCCAGAGCATCGAcgtgcggcgccgcggcaagccccGGCGGCGAGCCACCCTGCCCAAGGTCGTCAAG AATGTGTCGTATGATGTCAAGCAGGTGGCCAGGTCCGGGTCCGGCACTGACAGGCTGCCGCACCGGCGTCCGCCCGCCACgccggagagggagaaggagaaggcgcGGGTGGGTCCTGAGCTGTTCGCGGGCAAGACGCtggagcagctggtggagcaggccgACGCCAAGGCGGCGGGGTCGCACGGGCCGGACAAGGAGAGGGCGCGCCCCGTCGCTGCCGCGGAGCTTGAGCCGCCGGCGGTCGTGGCCAAGAAGCAGCTGGAGCGGCAGGGGTCTCGCACGTCGGAGCTCCTCAAAGGACCGCGCGCGAACGTCGTCGTCGAGGCGCCCGGCGGTGGTGCTCGGCCGCTGGAGTCTAGCGGCGGCACCACGTACTCCGAGGTGATGCGGGAGCTGGACCGCGTCAAGAGGGAGCTGCGGGAGCTGCAGCGCGAGGTGAAGGCCGCGAGGGAGGCCAAGGGCGGCATGGCCGTGGCCGAGGAGGACGCGTCGTCCACGGCGACGAGGAGCCCTGGTTCGATCGTCGCCCACGGCGCGAAGGAACGACCTGATGCCGACCACGAAGCGAAGGAGGTGCGCGTCGCCTTTGAGCTCACCGGAGCCGGCCGGTCGTCTACCAGGGAGACGGAGGAGGAGGTCACGAGGTGGACGCCGCCGACCATGGGGCTGCAGAGAGGTGCGATCATGGGCCGCCAGAGCGTGTCGAGCGAGCTCGAGGCGTGGCTCACCGCGGCGAGCTCCGACGACAGGCGACTCCGCCACGGCTTCGGCCACTCCTCGGACTCGGAGATCACCGACGAGGGGCACGACAGCTCGCCGTCGCTACAGGCGGCGGAGGCCAAGCTGGACATGGCGCGGGCGGAGCTCGAGTCCGCCAAGGGAGAGAGCCTCCAGTTCACGGCGTCCATGGAGCGCACGCGCACGGAGGCGGCGCGGCTGGCCGAGGAGATCGGCCGGCTGGAGGAGCAGGAGAAGAAGGCCGGCGCGCAGGTGCGGCAGCTGGAGGCCGCGCTGCGCGACGCCAAGTGCCGCCTGGGCGCCGTCACGGCCGCCGACGAGATGGCCGGCGAGATCCTCGCGGACCTGGAGGCGACGCTGCGGCAGCTGGAGGAGGAGACCGAGGCGGCGGAGAAGGAGAAGGCGCTGATGGAGCAGGAGGGCCAGGTCGTCCAGGACGACGCGGACAGCGTGGACGCCGAGATCGCGGCCGCCGAGCAGCGGATCAGGGGCTCGATCAGGGAGCTGGAGGCGGCGAGGGCGTCGGAGGCCGCGGCGACGGAGAGGCTGAGGGCCGCAGTGGAGAGCGCGGCGATGGAGAGGGCGTCCATGGCGCCGCGGAGGTCCGGGAACGTGACGCTCCCGAGGTTCGAGTACGAGTACCTGACCGGCCGCGCCGAGGTGGTCCGCGCGGTCGCCGACAAGAAGGTGGCGGCGGCCGAGGCGTGGGTGGAGGCGCGGCGGGCCGGCGAGAAGGAGATGATCATGCGGGCCGAGGCGATCGAGAAGGAGCTCGGGCTTGAATTACAGGCCGTGGACGACGAGAGCGCGGCGGGGCAGCAGAGGCCGCGTGACGGCCTGCAGCGCGCGCACACGTCGAGGAGAGCCGCGATGGTGAAAGGCTCATCGGCGGCGACATCAAGAAGGaggacgccatcgccgccgccgtcacctTTGGCACGGCACCCGCGGGGGCAAACGCTCGCCATAAGAAGCTACCTGAAGCTCGTCGGCGGGAAATGCACGAGACCATAA